The genomic window CATCGAAAAACTATATTCAAACCTTGTTGTTCAAACCTCCGATTTTATAAAGTTAATCGTGATCTTTATGAATCATAAAAACTACGAGCAAATATGTTTTGATAGGTATGAATATGGTTTTTCTTAAAGGTTTGCATATAGTTTTTATCCAAAATGGTATGAGTGTACTCCTACGAAAAAGGTCTCCATCATTCTATGAGAATCTGAAAAATAAAGCTCCAATCCTGACCAATTCGGGTTATGTACTCCCCCCACAGCATACATAAAATTTTGGTAACTATCGTTTTGAAATACACCTGAAATTTTGGCGGCATCCACTAAGACTTTCACCATTTGGTTATCAGGGTCTCGCATGTGTCTGTCTGAAAAATGAAAGAGAAAACCTGCATAGCAAAATGCGAAAGGCTTAAAATCGTTCAGGTTTCCCCGTTCCCTTTCTCTTGTAAGCAATCGCTGAAAAAGTTTCGTGTAAAAGACCTTTACCCGGGTTGCATTTCTGAATCGCAGGATGTCTTTGATGTAGATGCTAGGCCGGGTATGAACACGTTCCCATGTATCGGGTATAGAGATTTTCAAAATCCTTTCGCTAGGGTTCCATTTCACCTCACAGTCATAGGGATGAGCGCCATGACGGAACGGCGCTTCCTGCATATCTTTTTCTTGCATATCGTAGAGCTTCAATTGCACGCCTACGAGCTGCGCCTGCACGTGGTCAATCTCATTCCCTAGCGCTTCATACTCAATACCTTCTAATGACGCCTGGTGAATCATCGCTTCAACGATGTGCAAGTGATGTTGCGCCTTGGCGATCTCATCCTGAATGTCTTTTGTATGAGCATTCATTATGGCTCTCCTTTCTTTTTTTGAAATGAACAAAGGGATACCCTGGATGTAATGCATCCAAAGTACCCCTTCGGTCCATTTCCTCATTTCGTGTTGACCATTCGTTTTTCGGAAACCTCAAACGGATACCCAAAATAGAACCCCTGCCCATACTGAATTCCCAACTCTCTCAGAATGTCCGCTTGCTCTTCTCTTTCGATTCCCTCTGCGATCAAGATCGTCTTTGTTTTCTCGGCAAAGAGAACCATCCCTTCGATCACACGGCATGCCTGTTGGGTTTGATCCACGTGCGCGGTGAGTATCTTGTCCAGCTTCACAAAATGGGGCTCCAGGGCTTCGATGAGCCAGAAGTTTGAGAATCCGGCCCCGAAATCATCCAAAGCGATCTTCATGCCTCGCTTCCGAAGATCTTTCAGGACACCTTGGATGTGGTGGATGTCGTCGATTCTCGTTTGTTCCGTAATCTCCAAGACAATACGATCGGTGAATCGGTAATTCTCTATAGCCTCAAAAACATGGCCTTCTTTCAACGATTCGCCGTGGCAATTCAGAAAAAGCAGCTTATGATCGGGCAATCCCTCTGCTTTTTGCATAGCTATTTGCCGGGCATAGCGATCCAGTTTGCTTATCTCATCGTCTTCTTCAGCCCATGCAAAGAGCTTTGCAGGAGAAATGATTCTTCCGTTCCATGCTCTTCCGCGAATCGTGTCTTCGTAGCCAAAAACGTTTTGAGGATATTCAAAGTGAACGATTGGCTGATACATCGGAAACAGTTCAATATCGTTCCATCTGTTCATGGGAACCTCCTAGTGAGCGATGATCGTGACGATCTGTTTGTCCCCGTCCCATTTGACGTCACAACCGAACGCTTTTGCAATATAGCTGATCGGAAGCATCGTGCGTCCGTTCGTAATTTCAGCCGGTGCGTCGAGTGTTATCGTTTGATCGCCTACCTGCATGGTGTTCGAGCCAATCGTCACGATGATGATTTTGTCTCCCTTTTGGAGATAGACCTTTTGGTTGGCACCGTCCCAGTAAATGTTGTTATCTCCTATCCCACAGGCATATGCCGCAAAGCGCAACGGGAGATAGGTACGATCGTTTTTGATGTATGGAGCGACGTCTTTAAACGTGTAGCCGTTCACCGAGTAATTCCCGTTTCCGATTTTGAACGCGGCCACCTGCACAGGTGTTTGTGTATCAGCATGGGCGACTGATGAGACGAAACATGAAAGTCCTATCATCAAAGCAGTTAAAGTCTTCTTCA from Collibacillus ludicampi includes these protein-coding regions:
- a CDS encoding EAL domain-containing protein; translation: MNRWNDIELFPMYQPIVHFEYPQNVFGYEDTIRGRAWNGRIISPAKLFAWAEEDDEISKLDRYARQIAMQKAEGLPDHKLLFLNCHGESLKEGHVFEAIENYRFTDRIVLEITEQTRIDDIHHIQGVLKDLRKRGMKIALDDFGAGFSNFWLIEALEPHFVKLDKILTAHVDQTQQACRVIEGMVLFAEKTKTILIAEGIEREEQADILRELGIQYGQGFYFGYPFEVSEKRMVNTK
- a CDS encoding copper amine oxidase N-terminal domain-containing protein; this encodes MKKTLTALMIGLSCFVSSVAHADTQTPVQVAAFKIGNGNYSVNGYTFKDVAPYIKNDRTYLPLRFAAYACGIGDNNIYWDGANQKVYLQKGDKIIIVTIGSNTMQVGDQTITLDAPAEITNGRTMLPISYIAKAFGCDVKWDGDKQIVTIIAH